One Pseudodesulfovibrio cashew DNA window includes the following coding sequences:
- the rny gene encoding ribonuclease Y, producing MLTEIAMIGAGAVAGLGAGFMLHRYISEKQISDSRGLAERIVEEARKESEALKKEARLQAQDEIYNQKKELERESKDRENQLKSEQKRLHSKEERLDAKREQVADKEAQVVELEKQLIKQEKHLADLEEELDQKAGEHERKLQEISGLTVEEAKENLMTEIESRTRHEAAKMIRNIEMEAKENASKKAKEILSLALQRYAGDYAGEQTVTAVTLPSEDMKGRIIGREGRNIRALEAATGVDLIIDDTPETVVLSAFSPLKREVAKLALERLIHDGRIHPARIEEIVKKVEGEMDTKLKEIGEQATFDVGVHGIHPELVNLLGRLHYRTSFSQNVLQHSMEVAFLCGVMAAELGLNEKEAKRAGLLHDLGKAVDHEIEGPHAIIGADIAKKHGESKEIIHAIAAHHEDTPPMSILANLVQAADSLSGARPGARKELLENYVKRLEELEGLATSFDGVSKAYAIQAGREIRVMVDSDKVGDENTYVLCKDIAEKIENNMTYPGQIRVTVIREKRAVGYAK from the coding sequence ATGTTAACCGAAATCGCCATGATCGGCGCTGGAGCGGTTGCCGGCCTCGGAGCCGGGTTCATGCTCCATCGATACATATCCGAAAAACAGATTTCTGATTCGCGGGGCTTGGCCGAACGCATCGTCGAGGAGGCCAGGAAGGAAAGTGAAGCCCTGAAAAAGGAGGCTCGCCTCCAGGCCCAGGACGAAATCTACAACCAGAAGAAGGAGCTGGAACGGGAATCCAAAGACCGGGAAAACCAGCTCAAGAGCGAACAGAAACGCCTCCACTCCAAGGAAGAGAGGCTCGACGCCAAGCGGGAACAAGTTGCGGACAAGGAAGCCCAGGTCGTCGAACTGGAAAAACAGCTCATCAAACAAGAAAAGCACCTCGCCGACCTCGAAGAGGAACTGGACCAGAAGGCCGGTGAGCACGAACGCAAATTGCAGGAAATCTCCGGGCTGACCGTGGAGGAAGCCAAGGAAAACCTGATGACCGAAATCGAATCCCGCACCCGCCACGAAGCCGCCAAGATGATTCGCAACATCGAGATGGAGGCCAAGGAAAACGCCAGCAAGAAGGCCAAGGAGATTCTTTCCCTGGCCCTGCAGCGCTACGCGGGCGACTATGCGGGCGAACAGACCGTCACCGCCGTGACCCTGCCCTCCGAGGACATGAAGGGCCGGATCATCGGCCGCGAGGGCCGGAACATCCGCGCCCTGGAAGCGGCCACCGGCGTGGACCTGATCATCGACGATACCCCGGAGACCGTTGTTCTCTCCGCCTTCTCTCCCCTCAAGCGAGAGGTGGCCAAGCTGGCCCTGGAGCGGCTCATCCATGACGGGCGCATCCATCCCGCCCGCATCGAGGAGATCGTCAAGAAGGTCGAGGGCGAGATGGACACCAAGCTCAAGGAGATAGGCGAGCAGGCCACCTTCGACGTGGGCGTGCATGGCATCCACCCCGAGCTGGTCAACCTGCTGGGCCGCCTGCACTACCGGACCTCCTTCTCCCAGAATGTGCTCCAGCACTCCATGGAAGTCGCCTTCCTGTGCGGCGTCATGGCCGCCGAGCTCGGCCTCAACGAGAAGGAAGCCAAACGCGCGGGCCTGCTTCACGACCTGGGCAAGGCCGTGGACCACGAGATCGAAGGCCCTCACGCCATCATCGGCGCGGACATCGCCAAGAAACACGGCGAATCCAAGGAAATCATCCACGCCATCGCCGCGCACCATGAGGATACTCCGCCCATGTCCATCCTGGCCAACCTGGTCCAGGCTGCGGACTCCCTGTCCGGCGCCCGCCCCGGCGCGCGCAAGGAGCTGCTGGAAAACTACGTCAAGCGCCTTGAAGAGCTGGAAGGCCTGGCCACCAGCTTCGACGGCGTGTCCAAGGCCTACGCCATTCAGGCCGGGCGCGAAATCCGCGTCATGGTCGATTCGGACAAGGTCGGCGACGAGAACACCTATGTCCTGTGCAAGGACATAGCGGAAAAAATAGAAAACAACATGACGTATCCCGGACAGATACGGGTCACCGTCATCCGCGAAAAGCGGGCGGTCGGCTACGCCAAATAA
- the cydB gene encoding cytochrome d ubiquinol oxidase subunit II, which produces MVDIMEIGTWHYYLAMIWFVLWGVLWAVYFILDGFDLGVGTLLPFLAKDESEKRAMLNSTGPFWDGNEVWLISAGGVTFAAFPYAYAQMFSGLYTALMLLLFALIVRGVSFEFRSKVESETWKKIWDTAHFLGSFLPALLLGVAFGNIFQGLPLDETGFSQAGLFGLLNPYGLAGGVLFVVIFLMHGALWLTIRATGALHARALTTARVTWPLLVVLTVLFLAYTAFATNLFSNYFLYPVLLVILALPVGGLVLMRTYLGSGQYWMSWAASCVYIAGTALFGVVGIFPAIIPSNPNPANSLTIMNSASSQLTLQIMLGVALVFVPIVIAYQFWVYKKFATPMAEGDIHY; this is translated from the coding sequence ATGGTTGACATCATGGAAATAGGTACCTGGCACTACTATCTGGCTATGATCTGGTTCGTCCTGTGGGGCGTCCTGTGGGCCGTCTACTTCATCCTGGACGGTTTCGATCTCGGGGTGGGCACGCTGTTGCCCTTCCTGGCCAAGGATGAATCCGAAAAACGCGCCATGCTCAACTCCACCGGCCCCTTCTGGGACGGCAACGAAGTGTGGCTCATCTCGGCGGGCGGCGTCACCTTTGCCGCCTTCCCCTATGCGTACGCCCAGATGTTCTCCGGGCTGTACACCGCGCTCATGCTCCTGCTCTTCGCGCTCATCGTGCGCGGGGTGTCCTTCGAGTTCCGCTCCAAGGTCGAGAGCGAGACGTGGAAAAAGATATGGGATACGGCCCACTTCCTGGGCTCCTTTCTGCCAGCCCTGTTGCTTGGGGTGGCCTTCGGCAACATCTTCCAGGGGCTGCCCCTGGATGAGACGGGCTTCAGCCAGGCCGGGCTCTTCGGCCTCCTGAATCCCTACGGCCTGGCCGGCGGCGTCCTGTTCGTGGTCATCTTCCTGATGCACGGTGCTCTCTGGCTGACCATCCGCGCCACCGGAGCCCTGCACGCCAGGGCCCTGACCACGGCGCGCGTGACCTGGCCCCTGCTGGTGGTGCTGACCGTGCTCTTCCTGGCCTACACCGCCTTCGCCACCAATCTGTTCAGCAACTACTTCCTCTACCCGGTGCTTCTGGTCATTCTGGCCCTGCCCGTGGGTGGCCTGGTGCTCATGCGCACCTACCTGGGAAGCGGTCAGTACTGGATGTCCTGGGCGGCCTCCTGCGTGTACATCGCGGGCACGGCCCTGTTCGGCGTGGTCGGCATCTTCCCGGCCATCATCCCGTCCAACCCCAACCCGGCAAACTCGCTGACGATCATGAACTCCGCGTCCAGCCAGCTGACCCTGCAGATCATGCTCGGCGTGGCCCTGGTCTTCGTGCCCATCGTCATCGCCTACCAGTTCTGGGTCTACAAGAAGTTCGCCACGCCCATGGCGGAAGGCGACATCCACTACTAG
- the tyrS gene encoding tyrosine--tRNA ligase, with amino-acid sequence MNIYDDLKWRGLINQVSDEDKVREYLSTPGASMYCGFDPTAESLHVGNLVPLLCLVRMKRAGHHPLYLMGGATGRIGDPSGKDKERELADTELMDTRLEKIKAQVRRFVERNTGERPDIVNNYDWTKDMTAIELLRDVGKFFTVNWMLQKESVKGRIGRDEVGISYTEFSYMILQSYDFYHLYKNRNCKLQIGGGDQWGNITAGCEFIRRREAHDGEQGEAFALTFPLITTASGKKFGKSEKGAIYLNAEVTAPYAFYQFFINTDDRDVIKFLKLFTFLDKAEIEALEKEMEEAPHLRSAQKRLAEEVTRMIHGQPELDRVLLATEALFGKGDIRGVDPATLRAALESAPTFRYAPGDVPDLPQMLLDLNLVKSKGQARKDIKGGGLYINGERVEDGQEIQDTDFIGGELLVIRKGKKNYGLITKG; translated from the coding sequence ATGAATATCTACGACGACTTGAAGTGGCGCGGGCTGATCAACCAGGTTTCCGACGAGGACAAGGTGCGCGAGTACCTCTCCACCCCCGGCGCAAGCATGTATTGCGGCTTCGACCCCACCGCCGAATCCCTGCACGTGGGCAACCTGGTGCCCCTGCTCTGCCTCGTGCGCATGAAGCGCGCCGGACATCACCCCCTCTATCTCATGGGCGGCGCAACCGGACGCATCGGCGATCCCTCGGGCAAGGACAAGGAACGCGAGCTGGCCGACACCGAACTCATGGACACGCGCCTGGAGAAGATCAAGGCCCAGGTCCGCCGCTTCGTGGAGCGCAACACAGGCGAACGCCCGGATATCGTCAACAACTACGACTGGACCAAGGACATGACCGCCATCGAGCTGCTGCGCGACGTGGGCAAGTTCTTCACGGTCAACTGGATGCTCCAGAAGGAGTCCGTCAAGGGCCGCATCGGCCGTGACGAGGTGGGTATTTCCTACACGGAATTCTCCTACATGATCCTCCAGAGCTACGATTTCTACCATCTCTACAAGAACCGGAACTGCAAACTCCAGATTGGCGGCGGCGACCAATGGGGCAATATCACCGCCGGTTGCGAATTCATCCGCCGCCGCGAGGCCCACGACGGAGAGCAAGGCGAGGCCTTTGCCCTGACCTTCCCGCTCATCACCACGGCCTCGGGCAAGAAGTTCGGCAAGTCCGAAAAGGGCGCCATCTACCTCAACGCCGAGGTCACCGCGCCCTACGCCTTCTACCAGTTCTTCATCAACACCGATGATCGCGACGTGATCAAGTTCCTCAAGCTCTTCACCTTCCTCGACAAGGCCGAAATCGAGGCCCTGGAAAAGGAAATGGAAGAGGCCCCGCATCTCCGGTCCGCCCAGAAACGGCTGGCCGAAGAGGTGACCCGTATGATCCACGGCCAGCCCGAGCTGGACCGCGTCCTGTTGGCCACCGAGGCCCTGTTCGGCAAGGGTGACATCCGAGGCGTGGACCCCGCCACCCTGCGTGCGGCCCTGGAATCCGCCCCCACCTTCCGCTACGCACCCGGCGACGTGCCCGACCTGCCCCAGATGCTGCTCGACCTGAACCTGGTCAAATCCAAGGGACAGGCCCGCAAGGACATCAAGGGCGGCGGCCTCTACATCAACGGCGAACGCGTGGAGGATGGCCAGGAAATCCAGGATACCGACTTCATCGGCGGCGAACTGCTGGTTATCCGCAAAGGCAAGAAGAACTACGGCCTGATCACCAAAGGCTGA
- a CDS encoding CheR family methyltransferase — protein MNRKHLFNDKKAAPMDKDDLNKSMKNTMHIFRAEMGDDEFSRFAQLIQSEFGIKMPPTKKTLLQSRFQKRLRALGMQSYKEYCDYVFSEKGREMERSHLIDVVTTNTTHFFREPKHWDILDRLVMPDIWRRGIGRSKPLQMWSAGCSSGEEPYTLAMILSEYQATHNGFDYTILATDISNEILQKAERAIYPLEKADDIPMELKKKYLLKSKKKPLIKIDDCLRKKVRFQRLNFMDNFKLQEQQDIIFCRNVVIYFDRDTQVVLFNKFCNNLRQGGYLFIGHSESLSGMQLPIRQVAPTVFQRI, from the coding sequence ATGAACAGGAAACATCTTTTCAACGACAAAAAGGCCGCCCCCATGGACAAGGACGACTTGAACAAATCCATGAAGAATACCATGCACATCTTCCGGGCGGAGATGGGCGATGACGAATTCAGCCGTTTTGCACAGTTGATCCAGAGCGAGTTCGGCATCAAGATGCCGCCCACCAAGAAGACTCTGCTCCAGTCCCGTTTCCAGAAGAGGCTCCGCGCCCTTGGCATGCAGTCATACAAGGAATACTGCGACTACGTTTTTTCCGAGAAGGGACGGGAGATGGAACGCTCCCACCTCATCGACGTGGTGACCACCAACACCACCCACTTCTTCCGCGAACCCAAGCACTGGGATATTCTGGACCGTCTCGTCATGCCGGACATCTGGCGGCGCGGCATCGGACGCAGCAAGCCGCTTCAGATGTGGAGCGCGGGATGCTCCAGCGGCGAGGAGCCCTATACTCTGGCCATGATCCTCTCGGAATACCAGGCCACCCACAACGGCTTCGACTACACCATCCTGGCCACCGACATCTCCAACGAAATCCTCCAGAAGGCGGAACGGGCCATCTATCCCCTGGAAAAGGCCGACGACATCCCCATGGAGCTGAAAAAGAAATACCTGCTCAAGTCCAAGAAAAAGCCGCTGATCAAGATCGACGACTGCCTGCGCAAAAAGGTCCGCTTTCAGCGCCTCAACTTCATGGACAACTTCAAGCTCCAGGAGCAGCAGGACATCATCTTCTGCCGCAACGTGGTCATCTATTTCGACCGCGACACGCAGGTGGTTCTGTTCAACAAGTTCTGCAACAATCTCCGGCAGGGCGGCTACCTGTTCATCGGCCACTCCGAATCCCTGTCCGGCATGCAGCTTCCCATTCGGCAGGTGGCCCCCACGGTCTTTCAGCGGATTTAG
- a CDS encoding cell division protein ZapA, translating into MPRYTLNLFGLEISFKTDAENDRIEAAQEYLEKKYGELTVAAGDLSKEKVLTFMLLSLADDYLVNRSRLAQLEERIGEILEKAE; encoded by the coding sequence ATGCCACGCTATACCCTGAATCTTTTTGGGCTCGAAATATCCTTCAAGACGGACGCGGAAAACGACCGCATCGAGGCTGCGCAGGAGTACCTGGAAAAGAAGTACGGCGAACTGACCGTAGCGGCAGGCGACCTGAGCAAGGAGAAGGTACTGACCTTCATGCTCCTGAGCCTGGCCGACGACTACCTGGTCAATCGGTCGCGGCTTGCGCAGTTGGAAGAGAGGATCGGAGAGATTTTGGAAAAGGCCGAGTAG
- a CDS encoding TIGR00282 family metallophosphoesterase, producing the protein MRVLYLGDIVGRPGMQAIKSDLHRIRKEQELDLVFANGENANGGYGITAKQARDLLNWGVDGISGGNHIWRVKDLYSMLETDGRVLRPHNYADHLPGTGVRIFRKKGLPPIALINLIGRTFMPPIDCPFAAVETALDELSADIPVIIVDFHAEATGEKIAMGYFLEGKVSAMVGTHTHVQTNDAKLLSGGTAYITDLGMCGAKDSCLGMKPEIILDRYLTGLPRQLEAAPGPGVLQGAIFNIEDTTGRATSIAAFQQDKMPQKRG; encoded by the coding sequence ATGCGAGTACTCTATCTCGGCGACATCGTGGGCCGCCCCGGTATGCAGGCCATCAAGTCCGATCTGCACCGCATTCGCAAGGAACAGGAACTGGACCTCGTCTTCGCCAATGGCGAAAACGCCAACGGCGGCTACGGCATCACGGCGAAACAGGCCCGCGACCTGCTCAATTGGGGCGTGGACGGCATCTCCGGCGGCAACCACATCTGGCGGGTCAAGGACCTCTATTCCATGCTGGAGACAGACGGACGGGTGCTCAGGCCGCACAACTACGCCGACCACCTGCCCGGCACCGGCGTGCGCATCTTCCGCAAGAAGGGGCTGCCCCCCATTGCCCTGATCAATCTCATCGGGCGCACTTTCATGCCGCCCATCGACTGCCCCTTCGCCGCAGTGGAGACCGCCCTGGACGAGCTCTCCGCGGATATCCCGGTGATCATCGTGGACTTCCACGCCGAAGCCACTGGCGAGAAGATCGCCATGGGCTATTTCCTCGAAGGCAAGGTCTCGGCCATGGTCGGCACCCACACCCACGTGCAGACCAACGACGCCAAGCTGCTGTCCGGCGGCACCGCCTATATCACCGACCTCGGCATGTGCGGGGCCAAGGATTCCTGCCTCGGCATGAAGCCGGAAATCATCCTGGATCGCTACCTGACCGGCCTCCCCCGACAGCTGGAGGCCGCACCCGGCCCCGGGGTTTTACAAGGCGCGATTTTTAACATAGAGGATACCACCGGACGGGCGACTTCCATCGCCGCGTTCCAGCAGGACAAGATGCCGCAGAAACGCGGCTGA
- a CDS encoding 16S rRNA (guanine(527)-N(7))-methyltransferase RsmG has product MGMAHTNPTQPEILKAAERLGRRVTPDQAESLAAYLDQLVKWNRKMNLVGKADWREVFDSLVVDSLFLADFLGGMRLPDKPLTLDLGAGAGLPGIPLRTLWSNGDYWLVEVREKRALFMRSVLGRMKLPATHVFHGKAEDALDRLAEAGHHATADVILSRAFMPWEKLLDFTRSMLREGGVIIILANEPPPEETALPEGWELGDVAAYPAAGTQRYFWSLIKR; this is encoded by the coding sequence ATGGGCATGGCACACACGAACCCCACCCAGCCCGAGATCCTGAAGGCCGCCGAGCGACTCGGCAGGCGCGTCACGCCGGATCAGGCCGAGAGCCTGGCCGCCTACCTGGACCAGCTCGTCAAGTGGAACCGCAAGATGAACCTGGTCGGCAAGGCGGACTGGCGCGAGGTCTTCGACAGCCTGGTGGTCGATTCGCTGTTCCTGGCCGATTTCCTGGGCGGAATGCGGCTGCCGGACAAGCCACTGACCCTGGACCTCGGAGCCGGAGCGGGCCTGCCCGGCATTCCCCTGCGGACGCTCTGGAGCAATGGCGATTACTGGCTGGTGGAGGTCCGCGAAAAGCGCGCCCTGTTCATGCGTTCGGTGCTTGGCAGGATGAAGCTGCCAGCCACGCACGTCTTCCACGGCAAGGCCGAGGACGCTCTGGACCGCCTCGCCGAAGCAGGGCACCACGCCACTGCGGACGTGATCCTGAGCCGAGCCTTCATGCCCTGGGAAAAGCTCCTCGACTTCACCCGCTCCATGCTGCGCGAGGGCGGCGTCATTATCATCCTGGCCAACGAGCCTCCGCCCGAGGAAACAGCCCTGCCCGAGGGCTGGGAACTGGGCGACGTGGCCGCCTACCCCGCCGCCGGGACGCAACGCTATTTCTGGTCGCTGATAAAGCGCTGA
- a CDS encoding PqqD family protein yields MSWFEKRSPQPTVSRAEALGMVPVRNTEVEETPLDGGLIRLAYPLAVKPWFGRLADKVGLWDGRPMIKQLELDEMGSFVWQRIDGRRSVRAIAQALVEEYEVQPREAELSVTAFLKTLGQRGIIGLR; encoded by the coding sequence ATGTCCTGGTTTGAGAAACGTTCCCCACAACCCACCGTCTCCCGGGCCGAGGCCCTGGGCATGGTGCCGGTACGCAACACCGAGGTGGAGGAGACGCCCCTGGACGGCGGCCTGATTCGGCTCGCCTACCCCCTCGCGGTCAAACCGTGGTTCGGCAGGCTCGCGGATAAGGTCGGCCTCTGGGACGGACGACCCATGATCAAGCAACTCGAACTCGACGAAATGGGCTCCTTCGTCTGGCAACGCATCGACGGCAGGCGATCCGTCCGCGCCATCGCCCAAGCCCTTGTCGAGGAATACGAAGTCCAGCCCCGAGAAGCCGAACTCAGCGTCACCGCTTTCCTCAAAACCCTGGGCCAACGCGGTATTATCGGATTGCGGTGA
- a CDS encoding cytochrome ubiquinol oxidase subunit I: MDVLMLSRLQFAAATMFHFIFVPLTLGLSILIACMETAYARTGNEIWQKMAKFWGKIFLVNFALGVVTGITLEFQFGTNWSRYSMFVGDIFGSLLAIEATAAFFLESTFIGVWHFGWEKLSPKAHAIVAWLVAGASNLSAIWILIANGFMQDPTGYVLRNGRAELTDFVAVITNKWAWLEFFHVVPAAILVASFLIMGISAWHLIRKSETAFFQKSFNLAVSVAVIFSVFVAAEGHIHGNNMSLKQPAKLAAMESHWETQKSAPMYLLLVPGSEGNLIEALPIPGALSFLAYNDFNAEVKGLNDFPKEDRPPVLITFAAFRIMVGLGTIMPLIALFGWVMRNRLDKYPWYLKMLPFCIPIPYIAMQAGWVLAEVGRQPWIVYGLMRTSDAVSPITTGQVSFTLLFMCALYALLGAVGIWLMIKLAKKGPEDNTPIQV; this comes from the coding sequence ATGGATGTATTGATGCTTTCCCGGCTGCAATTCGCGGCAGCCACCATGTTTCACTTCATTTTCGTCCCGTTGACGCTCGGGCTCTCCATTCTCATCGCGTGCATGGAGACGGCGTACGCGCGCACCGGCAACGAGATTTGGCAGAAAATGGCCAAATTCTGGGGCAAGATCTTTCTGGTCAACTTCGCATTGGGCGTGGTGACCGGTATCACCCTGGAATTCCAGTTCGGCACCAACTGGTCCCGCTATTCCATGTTCGTGGGCGACATCTTCGGTTCGCTGCTGGCCATCGAGGCCACGGCGGCCTTTTTCCTGGAGTCCACCTTCATCGGCGTCTGGCACTTCGGTTGGGAAAAACTTTCTCCCAAGGCGCACGCCATCGTGGCCTGGCTGGTGGCGGGAGCCTCCAACCTGTCGGCCATCTGGATTCTCATCGCCAACGGGTTCATGCAGGACCCGACCGGCTACGTGCTGCGCAACGGCCGCGCCGAACTGACCGACTTCGTGGCGGTCATCACCAACAAGTGGGCCTGGCTCGAGTTCTTCCACGTCGTGCCTGCGGCCATCCTGGTGGCCTCGTTCCTGATCATGGGCATTTCCGCCTGGCACCTCATCCGCAAGAGCGAGACCGCCTTCTTCCAGAAGTCTTTCAACCTGGCCGTTTCCGTGGCGGTCATCTTCTCCGTCTTCGTGGCGGCGGAAGGGCACATCCACGGCAACAACATGTCCCTGAAGCAGCCCGCCAAGCTGGCGGCCATGGAGTCCCACTGGGAGACCCAGAAGTCCGCACCCATGTATCTGCTTCTCGTGCCCGGTTCCGAGGGCAACCTGATCGAGGCCCTGCCCATTCCCGGCGCCTTGAGCTTCCTGGCCTACAATGATTTCAACGCCGAGGTGAAGGGCTTGAACGACTTCCCCAAGGAAGACCGTCCTCCCGTGCTCATCACCTTTGCCGCCTTCCGCATCATGGTCGGCCTGGGCACAATCATGCCGCTCATCGCCCTGTTCGGCTGGGTCATGCGCAACCGGCTTGATAAGTATCCCTGGTATCTGAAAATGCTGCCTTTCTGTATCCCGATCCCCTATATCGCCATGCAGGCGGGGTGGGTGCTCGCCGAGGTGGGCCGCCAACCGTGGATCGTCTACGGGCTGATGCGCACTTCCGACGCCGTCTCCCCGATCACCACCGGTCAGGTGAGCTTCACCCTGCTGTTCATGTGCGCGCTCTACGCACTGCTCGGCGCCGTCGGCATCTGGCTGATGATCAAGCTGGCCAAGAAGGGCCCCGAAGACAACACCCCCATCCAGGTCTAG
- a CDS encoding PP2C family protein-serine/threonine phosphatase, translating to MVSLPVWELGIIILIPLAAALSLRSPLERRYVDRAAPIRRTALQFRLDLGLYLAAGLVMALILLLRYHFPLLQSGMKLVLGVFTVGLFAALDLALARERDVIHLAHHHGPFSPPKELTPLSKRFILVTAVILGLITAILLLVLIRDVNWLASQGLNQESIGTLGRSVLQEILFIMGFLLLMTINLVFSFARNLKILFHSETRVLKAVSRGDLSRRVPVATSDELGVIAGYTNTMIAALHEGVRMREGLLIAQEVQRNFLPDESPELPGLDIAGSATFSDETGGDFYDFVHCEPDGCSRITLLVGDVSGHGIGAALLMASGRATLRQSVNQDAGLARNIAAANIHLSRDLDGTGRFITLFALGLNPLERTVSWVNAGHQPALLYDPASDLFAQLKGVDIPLGVMEDWDYHEFSLPYPKPGQVLLILTDGVPEAHSPDGEMFGQERLLETIRGNAERDAEGIIRAVSQAVAGFTRNAVLEDDLTLVAIKGI from the coding sequence CTGGTAAGCCTCCCGGTCTGGGAGTTGGGCATAATTATTCTGATTCCGCTGGCCGCGGCACTTTCGTTGCGGTCGCCACTGGAGCGGCGATACGTGGACCGGGCCGCCCCCATCCGCCGGACCGCCCTCCAATTCCGTCTGGACCTGGGTCTCTATCTGGCCGCCGGACTGGTTATGGCGCTGATCCTGCTCCTGCGATATCACTTCCCCCTTTTGCAGAGCGGCATGAAGCTGGTCCTCGGCGTGTTCACGGTGGGGCTGTTCGCGGCCCTGGACCTGGCCCTGGCCCGAGAGCGCGACGTCATTCACCTGGCCCACCATCACGGCCCCTTCTCTCCGCCAAAGGAACTGACGCCCCTTTCCAAACGCTTTATCCTGGTCACCGCAGTAATCCTGGGACTCATCACGGCCATCCTGCTGCTGGTGCTCATCCGCGACGTCAACTGGCTGGCCTCGCAGGGGCTTAACCAGGAATCCATCGGCACTCTGGGGCGGTCCGTGCTGCAGGAAATCCTGTTCATCATGGGATTTCTCCTGCTGATGACCATCAACCTCGTCTTTTCCTTCGCCCGTAACCTCAAGATTCTCTTCCACAGCGAGACCCGAGTCCTGAAGGCGGTCAGCCGGGGAGACCTCTCCCGCCGTGTTCCGGTGGCCACCAGCGACGAGCTGGGAGTCATCGCCGGATACACCAACACCATGATCGCGGCCCTGCACGAAGGAGTCCGCATGCGCGAAGGACTGCTCATCGCCCAGGAGGTACAACGCAACTTCCTGCCCGACGAATCCCCGGAACTGCCCGGACTGGACATCGCCGGCTCCGCCACCTTTTCCGACGAGACGGGCGGCGATTTCTACGACTTCGTCCACTGCGAACCCGACGGGTGCTCGCGCATCACGCTGCTGGTGGGCGATGTTTCAGGGCACGGCATCGGCGCGGCCCTGCTCATGGCCTCGGGCCGGGCCACCCTGCGCCAATCCGTGAACCAGGACGCCGGACTAGCCCGAAACATCGCCGCCGCCAACATCCATCTGTCACGGGACCTGGACGGCACCGGACGCTTCATCACCCTGTTCGCCCTTGGGCTGAATCCCCTTGAGCGCACGGTCTCCTGGGTCAACGCAGGGCATCAGCCCGCCCTTCTCTACGACCCCGCCAGCGACCTTTTCGCGCAGCTCAAAGGGGTGGATATTCCCCTGGGCGTAATGGAGGATTGGGACTACCATGAATTCTCCCTACCCTATCCGAAGCCGGGCCAGGTGCTGCTCATCCTCACCGACGGCGTGCCCGAGGCTCACAGCCCCGACGGCGAGATGTTCGGCCAGGAACGACTACTGGAAACGATTCGGGGAAACGCGGAGCGGGACGCCGAAGGCATCATCCGGGCCGTGTCGCAAGCGGTGGCCGGATTCACGCGAAACGCCGTCCTTGAAGACGACCTCACCCTGGTCGCCATCAAGGGAATCTGA